The nucleotide sequence TCGCGGCTGGTGGCAGCGCACGTTCGGGGAATAGCTTCGCCCGGCAAGGATCCCAGAAGAGGCCCCCGTCGCGCGTGCGCCGGGGGCCTTTTTCGTGCCGGCGGATCGATGCCCGCCAGGACCGCGGCCTGCCTCGCTCGCTGGGAATGTCCGTAAGCGAAACGTCGCCCTGACTGCCTAGGGTTCGGCCCGGCTGTTCCACCAGCCGGCGAGCAGGCTGCCGATGATCACGTGCCACACAGCCGAGAGCGCCGCGGGAACCGGGGCGAGCGCGGCCTGCACCGCGTCGGGAAACTGCGCGGCGAAGGCCGGCGCCTTGGCGAGCCCCGAGCCAAGTCCCGAGTTCTGCATTCCGACCTCGATCGACACCGTGCGCTGTTCGATCGGACCCAGCCCGAACACCCGCGCCGCCACGTGGCCCAGCGCAAAGCCGAAGGCGTGGAGCAGGAAAGTCGCCAGCAGCAGTTGCCGAGCGTTCTCGCGGATCAGGTCCTTGGCCCCGCCGACGATGCCGCCGACGATCAGCACGACGAGCACCGCGGCGACGAGCGGCAACCAGTCGCCCACGCGCCTCGCGAACCCGGGCAGGAATTCGCTGATCAATGTGCCCACCACGACCGGGACCAGCACGATGGCCAACATGTCGCGGAACAGCGCCCAGCGGTCGATATCGACATAGGTCCCGGCGAGGGCGCCGGTGAGCAAGGGGGTCGCCACCACCGCCACCAGCGTCGAGGTCATGGTCATGGCCACCGACAGCGCGAGATTGCCCCGCGCCAGATAGGCGACGATGTTCGAGGCGGTTCCGCCGGGGCAGCAGGCGACCAGGATCAGGCCCACCGCGAGGCCCTGCTCGAGCCCCAGCGCGCGGGCCACGGCGAAACCGGTCAGCGGCATGATCGTGAACTGGGCCACGACGCCGATCGCCAGCGCCTTGGGCATGTGCGCCAGCGCGCGGTAGTCGGCAAAGGTCAGCGTCAGCCCCATCGCCAGCATGATCACGCCGAGCGCGACCGAGAGCAGCGACTGCCCGGCCAGCGTTATCGAGCCGTCGGTCATCCACGTGAAGAGCGCAGGCTGGAACCATGCGAGCGCAGCGCCGGCCAGCGTCATC is from Croceibacterium aestuarii and encodes:
- a CDS encoding bile acid:sodium symporter family protein — its product is MIRAITANFALMTLAGAALAWFQPALFTWMTDGSITLAGQSLLSVALGVIMLAMGLTLTFADYRALAHMPKALAIGVVAQFTIMPLTGFAVARALGLEQGLAVGLILVACCPGGTASNIVAYLARGNLALSVAMTMTSTLVAVVATPLLTGALAGTYVDIDRWALFRDMLAIVLVPVVVGTLISEFLPGFARRVGDWLPLVAAVLVVLIVGGIVGGAKDLIRENARQLLLATFLLHAFGFALGHVAARVFGLGPIEQRTVSIEVGMQNSGLGSGLAKAPAFAAQFPDAVQAALAPVPAALSAVWHVIIGSLLAGWWNSRAEP